The sequence TTTTTAAAAAGGAACACAAGGGCTGGGATCCCAATGCAGTCAGATATAATTACTTAGTATCCAGCAGATGTCTTTGAGAGAGGCATTGCTCCAGTTTCCAGGTTTGGAGTTTGTTTATTCTTGTGGGTAGTGATATTCTTCCAGGCAGTGGAAGACAGGAGTGCTTAGCCTGGGATAGGAAAAGTGTTAGTATTGTTTCCCCGGTTGTTAGGGAGGAGGAAAAGTGGaagagaaaaaaggggaaaaaatgtcaGCCACCTGCAGGTTTATGCTCAAAGCATAAGGTGGCCCCCTCTCTCTTAACACTAGCTGTGTAAACTGGAAACAGTAACTTTTCTGTGCCTCACTTTCTTCTTTGGCTGTCAGATGATGACAAAAGTAGATAATTTGTATAAGTGAGTACACCTATAAAGCACCTGGAACTGTGCCTGGCAAGTGACAGCAATCGTTTTTGCTATCAGTCACTTTCCCAAGCTCTGGGACACAGAGACCTACCTTTCTAGTGCTTATATACAAGTGGGAAATCTTTATTTATCCCTGTTTTGGAGTACCCATCCTTTTTTTTCATGGATATTGATATACAGTGAGTCATGTGCTTTGTATTTGaccttgtctttttattttacaaGTCCAGAAGAGCTGAGAATTACATGGCATGGCTTTAATTACCTTGCGAAGGAACTTCTGCCATTTGTCTGATTTTCGGATACTTGGAGCTCTGGCCGCTCTGAGAAATCATCCTATAAATCATGTTCTCAAGGTATCCAAAGAGCAACTGCATCCTtggttctgttcaatacagtatgAGCCTTTCAGGATCCATTTTCATCATGCCTGCTATAAAAAGTTCCACTTACAAAATGGAAATGAACTTCATCCAGTTGGTGAGCCAGCATTCTCTCAAGTACATGACTGGAACAAGTTTGAACAAAATCTTAAAAATGAGGATGAACAGATATTTTACAGGAGACTAAACGAATTCACTTCATCAGAAGAGGTGTTGAGTTTTATAAAAACACTGGAAACTCTGTCTGATGCTATGGCTGCAGGAGCCTTACAACGGATCTGTGAAGTAGAGAAAAAAGGTGGTGATCAAAGGCTGCCCAAAGAAATACTAGAGAGCAGTGTCTTTCAAGCTTTATGTTTTCAATTTGAACGGGAGCCCTCACAGCTGTCAAACTCTGGTTTGGTGACTGCTTTGCAAGCTCTGATTTGGTTGCATGTGGATACTCAAAGTAGCTTGGTACTGAATCTCGTGGCAGAATGCCAGAATCGTCTCAAAAGAGGTGGCCTGGAAGTGCATGATCTTTGTGTTCTTGGGGAGAGTCTGATTAGACTGCAAGGCCCAGGTTGTGTGACACTAGAACTAATTATCTATCGACTGCAAGGTGCAAAATTGGAAGTATTTACCCCAGAGGATATTGTGGCCCTTTATAGAATACTGCAGGCATGTGCTGAAAAAGTAGACCAACACCAGACATTTTTAAATGCGATAAACAACTTTTCCCTTTCAATAGTTTCCTACCTGAGTCCTAAATCCATTAGCCAAATGCTTACTGCTCTGGTGGTTCTAGATCAAGCTCAGGCACTTCCTCTGGTTATAAAATTGGGTAAATATGTTGTGAGGCACATTCCCCATTTCACTAATGAAGAGCTCAGGAAAGTCATAGAGGCTTTCATATATTTTGGACACAATGACAGGTTTTTTATCAAAGCCCTAGAGCGGCATGTAGCtgcattctgcctcaccttggatgCTGATGTTGTCAGCAAAATCATGGAGTACTGCAGCAGAAAGCTGATTCTTTCGGAACCCATCCTCAATGCAGTGGCAGAAACTTTTGTTAGCCAATCAGAAAAATTATCACCTAGTCAGATTTCTGAGTTAATTGAGCCATTTGGAAAACTAAATTATTTGCCACCAAATGCACCTGCTTTATTTGGGAAGCTAGAACATGTGCTGTTCACCCATTTCAATTCTTTTCCACCCAAATCATTATTGAGACTTCTCCATTCATGTTCACTGATTGCGCACCCTCCAGTCAACTTCATGGGAAAAATATTCAGccctttttttcttcaaaagctTCAAGGCAAGTTGGTTATACTTTCTGACACTTGGATATAACtaacctttgaacttgtgatgtttTCAGGTTACCTCGGTACCATTTACACAGCAATgctctgccttcattttttcttgaAAGTGAGATT is a genomic window of Callospermophilus lateralis isolate mCalLat2 chromosome 5, mCalLat2.hap1, whole genome shotgun sequence containing:
- the Fastkd3 gene encoding FAST kinase domain-containing protein 3, mitochondrial, producing the protein MALITLRRNFCHLSDFRILGALAALRNHPINHVLKVSKEQLHPWFCSIQYEPFRIHFHHACYKKFHLQNGNELHPVGEPAFSQVHDWNKFEQNLKNEDEQIFYRRLNEFTSSEEVLSFIKTLETLSDAMAAGALQRICEVEKKGGDQRLPKEILESSVFQALCFQFEREPSQLSNSGLVTALQALIWLHVDTQSSLVLNLVAECQNRLKRGGLEVHDLCVLGESLIRLQGPGCVTLELIIYRLQGAKLEVFTPEDIVALYRILQACAEKVDQHQTFLNAINNFSLSIVSYLSPKSISQMLTALVVLDQAQALPLVIKLGKYVVRHIPHFTNEELRKVIEAFIYFGHNDRFFIKALERHVAAFCLTLDADVVSKIMEYCSRKLILSEPILNAVAETFVSQSEKLSPSQISELIEPFGKLNYLPPNAPALFGKLEHVLFTHFNSFPPKSLLRLLHSCSLIAHPPVNFMGKIFSPFFLQKLQGEESHLDRLSMAQLTQLFLTSVLECPFYKGPKLFRQYQVKSFLTPCCSLETPVDFHLYKSVMIGLIDLLGARSYFASKVLTPYCYTIDVEIKLDEEGFVLPFTVDEDIHKRIALCIDGPKRFCSNSKHLLGREAIKQRHLRLLGYQVVQVPYHEIEVLKSRQELVEYLQSKLFPQNSTLHW